One stretch of Oscillatoria sp. FACHB-1406 DNA includes these proteins:
- a CDS encoding FHA domain-containing protein, whose protein sequence is MSELILEWQEGDRIKTQTIRDRQASKNPGTVRIGRDPLRCDILLIDPTVSGLHVEIFFNPNPTGFILRSLRPSNPPIIDGRSLATGEALLNPGSIIQLGVTVLKVAAIVLPQPIPTYAPTIIVAPSPIAAQAQPAVYGLECPHCHRISSYDRIDIGCPWCGTSLAAAASVVVPPNR, encoded by the coding sequence ATGTCCGAACTGATTTTAGAATGGCAGGAGGGCGATCGCATCAAAACCCAAACAATCCGCGATCGTCAAGCCAGCAAAAACCCCGGAACCGTCCGCATCGGACGCGATCCTTTACGCTGCGATATCCTTCTGATCGATCCTACCGTTTCTGGATTGCACGTCGAAATCTTTTTCAACCCTAACCCAACTGGGTTCATACTGCGCAGTTTGCGCCCCAGCAATCCCCCAATTATCGACGGACGCTCCCTCGCGACGGGCGAAGCGCTCTTAAATCCGGGTAGTATCATTCAATTGGGCGTAACGGTGCTGAAAGTTGCCGCCATTGTTCTCCCGCAACCTATTCCGACTTACGCACCTACGATTATCGTCGCACCCTCTCCTATCGCCGCCCAAGCGCAACCTGCCGTCTATGGTTTAGAATGTCCCCACTGTCACCGCATTTCCAGCTACGATCGCATTGATATCGGTTGTCCTTGGTGCGGAACCTCCCTCGCTGCTGCTGCAAGCGTTGTCGTTCCACCCAATAGATAA
- a CDS encoding chromophore lyase CpcT/CpeT has translation MTHATDVRTLARWMAADFSNQAQALENPPFFAHIRVCMRPLPDDILGGTSVFLEQAYDYALNQPYRLRVLKFIAIGDRIELENYKVTDEAQFYGASRDLNRLKNLTAEHLEKLPGCDMFVDWTGTSFKGVVKPGKGCLVERKGQKTYLDNSFEVDPEQLISWDIGRDLETDQQVWGSIAGPFHFVRRTSFADEIQG, from the coding sequence ATGACTCACGCTACTGATGTTCGTACCCTCGCTCGCTGGATGGCGGCAGATTTCAGCAATCAAGCCCAAGCGCTCGAAAATCCGCCGTTTTTCGCCCATATTCGCGTCTGTATGAGACCGCTACCCGATGACATTTTGGGCGGTACGAGCGTCTTTTTAGAACAAGCTTACGATTACGCGCTTAACCAACCCTATCGCTTGCGGGTTTTAAAGTTTATTGCGATCGGCGATCGTATCGAGTTAGAAAATTATAAGGTTACGGATGAAGCTCAATTTTACGGCGCATCGCGCGATCTCAATCGCCTTAAAAACCTAACGGCAGAACACCTCGAAAAATTACCGGGATGCGATATGTTTGTCGATTGGACGGGGACGAGTTTTAAAGGGGTTGTGAAACCGGGAAAAGGTTGTTTGGTGGAACGGAAGGGACAAAAGACTTATTTAGATAATAGTTTTGAGGTCGATCCCGAACAGTTAATCAGTTGGGATATTGGTAGAGATTTAGAAACAGACCAACAAGTTTGGGGATCGATCGCGGGGCCTTTTCATTTCGTGCGTCG